The bacterium genomic interval TAACTGACTTATTACGAAAAGAGTAGCGATAAGGGGTACATTATACGAGGAGATTAAAGATAATGTTTCAGAATCTGTTTTATTTCTTATTAGCAATATTTATTTATCTAATTTGCTCATTCCTTAGCAAAAGATTACCACCGGGCATTATTATTCCCATAGACTATCCTGGAGAGCGGAAGATACATAAAACTCCAACACCCTGCCCTGGAGGAATATTCATTTTTTTCTCATTCTATATTTCTCTAATAATAACTTTTTCTCTTTATCCGAACATTTTCTTTAAAGATTGGCCAGGCTACACTTATACATCATTTATCTTTTGTGGTATGGGAATATCAATTCTTGGTCTGTGGGATGACCATAAGGACATTAAATCATTTGTTAAATTGGTATTCCAAATATGTATTTGTTCAATAGCGGTAATGGCGGGTATAAAGTTTAAAATCGTTGATTTGGAAATCCTTAATATTATCCTGAGTCTGTTCTGGTTTCTCATTTTTATAAATGGGATGAATCTGATTGATGGAATTGATGGTCTTGCGTCCGGAATTACCTTTATCGTAACTATATTTTTGCTTTTTCATGAAGGATTTGAATTTACACCTTTAGCCTCCATTCTTTCTGGAGCAGTATTAATATTCTTTATCTTCAACCTATCAAAAGAGATATTTTTAGGTAATTCCGGGAGTATGTTATTAGGATTTTTACTTGCCGCCATTTCTATCTTTATATCAAATAAGGGAGAAAAAACAGATGTTTTAGCGATTACTATTTTATGTTTTGGAGTTCCTGTATTCGATATTATAGCCGCTATTATAAGAAGGACAAAAGAAGGTAGGTCTATATTTATGGGGGATGGAAGACATATTCATCATTATTTACTCAAAAAGGGCTTTCCCAATACAATGGTACTCTTATTCCTTCTTGGAAGCACTTTTATCTTAGGGTGTATATCTTTATTTATCTTCAAGTAGAGAGATATAGTAGTTATTAACGAAAATTTCTCATAGAACAGATATAGCAACAGGGTTGATGGTTTATAGTTGATAGTTTATAGTTGATGGTTTATAGTTGATAGTTTCATAGACTATCAACCATCAACCATCAACAATACTAATGTGAACTTTTGGTTAATACTTACTATCTGCCTTCTGTTCGTCATACTAATTTCAATCCACACTCATTAACAACCTTTTGCCAGG includes:
- a CDS encoding MraY family glycosyltransferase, whose protein sequence is MFQNLFYFLLAIFIYLICSFLSKRLPPGIIIPIDYPGERKIHKTPTPCPGGIFIFFSFYISLIITFSLYPNIFFKDWPGYTYTSFIFCGMGISILGLWDDHKDIKSFVKLVFQICICSIAVMAGIKFKIVDLEILNIILSLFWFLIFINGMNLIDGIDGLASGITFIVTIFLLFHEGFEFTPLASILSGAVLIFFIFNLSKEIFLGNSGSMLLGFLLAAISIFISNKGEKTDVLAITILCFGVPVFDIIAAIIRRTKEGRSIFMGDGRHIHHYLLKKGFPNTMVLLFLLGSTFILGCISLFIFK